In the Prochlorococcus marinus str. MIT 9312 genome, ATTTTGGGATTAAGGCTGATTTCATACCCCCAGAATATGTTGCCGAAAGTTTAATTGATAATTTTCCAATATCTGGATATGGACTTCGAGTATTTTTGCCAAGAGTCCAAACAGGAGGAAGGGATCTAATTGCAGATCAATTTAGAAAGGCTGGTTCGCGTGTATTTGAGGTTGCTGCGTATGAAACTAGATGTCCGGATTCAATCCCAGAAGAGACAATTGATATTATTGTTAATCGAAAAGTCGATGCATTTATTTTCTCAAGTGGCAAAACTGTATCAAATTCTGCTGTTTTACTAGAAAAAGCCTTTGGTAAAGAATGGTTAAAATATTTAGATCAAACTAGGTTCTTAACTATTGGACCTCAAACAACAAAAATATGTAAAAAGATTTTTGGCAGAGTTGATAGTCAGGCACAAAAATATACTTTTGATGGACTACTGGATGTAGCAATTAGTATTTTTAGTTAGAAAAATCTTTTTTATAATTCTTTTCCACTAATTCTTTAAATCTATCAATATTAGCCTGTAATTCGTTAGTGACCATTTTGCCTAAAATATTCTCTTCCATAAACCGCGCAATCATTTTAGGTAGCTCATATGTTATTGCTAAATTTACTGTTGTTATTTGATCACTTTTGCTTTCGAAAACTACTGATCCTTCAGTTGGTAAACCTCCTATAGATTTCCACTTAAGTTTACTTTTATCAATTCTTTCTGTAATTTGAGCTTTCCATTTAAACTTAAAACCATTTGCAGCTAAAGTCCATTCTGTTAAATCTGGTAATGTCGTTGTTTCTTCATCAACTGTTTTTACTGATTCAATCCAGCTCATCCACAGTGACATTGAGTCTAAATCACTCCATGTATTCCAAACATTTTCAAGCGGCGCATTAACGACTGTTATTACGTCATGTTTTAGCCAGGTACCCATTAGTTAATTTACTGTAAGATTTTTTGCTAATTCAGCTTTCTTCTCTAAAATTGCTGCTGCAGCTAAATGCCCACTCATTGTAGCTCCCTCCATAGAGTCTATATAATCTT is a window encoding:
- a CDS encoding uroporphyrinogen-III synthase codes for the protein MPIVDRPLDQRNIIITRSKEGILDIKKIFTSKGANIYEFPAISIGDPDDLDPLDEALNQINDFHWIIFSSSNGIKFVDKRLRYFQSSLKECSKKTKIAVVGEKTAQTLDDFGIKADFIPPEYVAESLIDNFPISGYGLRVFLPRVQTGGRDLIADQFRKAGSRVFEVAAYETRCPDSIPEETIDIIVNRKVDAFIFSSGKTVSNSAVLLEKAFGKEWLKYLDQTRFLTIGPQTTKICKKIFGRVDSQAQKYTFDGLLDVAISIFS
- a CDS encoding SRPBCC family protein produces the protein MGTWLKHDVITVVNAPLENVWNTWSDLDSMSLWMSWIESVKTVDEETTTLPDLTEWTLAANGFKFKWKAQITERIDKSKLKWKSIGGLPTEGSVVFESKSDQITTVNLAITYELPKMIARFMEENILGKMVTNELQANIDRFKELVEKNYKKDFSN